The segment GCGCGCAGCATGCCGCGCTGCACCACGCCCTGGACCAGCCCGTCGAGGTCGACTTCCTCGATATGAATCTCGCCCCGATTGATCGTGTCGACCACCTGCGCATTCACGTCGATCCCGGTGACACGGCAGTTCGCGCGGGCGATGATCGCCGCCGTCGGCAGGCCGATATAGCCAAGGCCGATGACACAGACTTCCGGTTTGCTTGTCCCGCGCATGATGTTCCCGCAAATTGCTTTGGCCGAGCCCTAGGCGCGGGGGAGTAAACAATGCGGTAACGATGCCGCTCAGGTGGCGAGCAGTTCCACGATCCGCCCGGTCGCCTTGCCGTCACCGAACGGATTGTGCGCGCGGGCCATCGCTTCGTAGGCGGCAGGTTCGTCGAGCAGCCGCTCGGCCTCCGCGACGATCCGGTCGGCGTCGGTGCCGACCAGGCGGGCCGTCCCGGCGGCCACGCCTTCGGGGCGCTCGGTAGTCTCGCGCATGACCAGCACCGGCTTGCCGAGCGCGGGCGCTTCTTCCTGCACCCCGCCGCTATCGGTCAGCATCAGGGTGGAGATGCCGAGCAGGCGGGCGAAGTGCGGGTAGTCGAGCGGGTCGATCAGCGCCACGTTGTCGAGCCCGCCCAGGCCCGCGTTCATCACGCGCCGGACATTGGGGTTGAGGTGGACCGGGAAAATCACCGCCACATCGGGTCGCGCAGCGAGGCGGGTGACGGCTTCGGCGATCGCTTCCATCCCGCCGCCGAAGTTCTCGCGGCGGTGGCTGGTCACGCCGATGATCCGCTTGCCGGCGAACCGCGCTTCCAGCTCGGCGAGACCCCCGGCAAGGCCGGGCTCCCGCTCGATCCGGGCGGTGATCCAGTGCAGCGCGTCGATCACCGTGTTGCCGGTGACGTGGATTGTGCCGGGCGCCACGTTCTCGCGCCGCAGCGCCTCGGCGGCCGTTGCGGTCGGGGCAAAGTGCAGCGCGGCGAACGCGCCGACGATCTTGCGGTTCACTTCCTCGGGCCAGGGATGGTGGATGTTGCCGCTGCGCAGGCCCGCCTCGACATGCGCGACGGGTATCTTGCGGTAATAGGCGGCAAGAGCTCCGGCCATGGCCGTGGCCGTGTCTCCCTGTACCACGACCCAGTCGGGCGCTTCGGCATCCAGCACCCGGCCGATGCCGGTGAGCAGGTTCGCGGTCAGCGCGTCGAGCGTCTGGTCGGGTTGCATCAGGTCGAGATCGTGATCGGGCACGATCGCGGCGATCTCCAGCACCTGGTCGAGCATCCCGCGATGCTGGCCCGACACGCACACCCGGCTGTCGAAGCGCGGGTCGTCCCCCAGGGCATGGATCAGCGGGAACAGCTTGATCGCTTCGGGGCGGGTGCCGAAAACGTTGAGGACCTTGCGCGGGTTCATGGCGCTCCCGCTAGCACCGGCCATCTACGAAGCCGTTAACCCTGCTTGGCGGCGTGTTCCTGGCGGGCGAGTTCGTGCAGCCAGTCGGCGTGGCGGGGCGCTTTCTTGGTCTGGCTCCATTCCTCCAGCATCATCGGCGCGACCCGTTTCAGCTCGGCATACTGTTCATCGGTGCCGATGTCGGTCGCCAGTTCAACCCGGTGGCCGTTGGGATCGAAGAAGTAGATCGACTTGAAGATCCCGTGGTGCGTGGGGCCGAGCACGTCGATCCCCTGCGCCTCGACATGCGCCTTGGCGGCCAGCAGCTCGTCCTCGCTGGCGACCTTGAACGCCAGGTGCTGGACCCAGGCCGGGGTATTCTCGTCGCGGCCCATGTCGGTCTGGTTGGGCAGTTCGAAGAACGCCAGCACGTTGCCATTACCCGCATCGAGGAAGACGTGCATGTACGGGTCGTACTCGCCGGTCGAGGGGACGTGATCCTCGGCAAAGGCGGTGGTGTATTCCATGCCGAGCACGCGGGAGTACCATTCGACGGTCTCCTTGGCGTCCTTGCAGCGATAGGCCGCGTGATGGATGCCGCCGAGCCTGGGTGCCTGCGCGTTCATTCCGCCGGCTCCCCGACCGGCTGGTCCACCTTCAGCGCGCCGCGTTCGATCTGGTCGCGCTCCATGCTTTCGAACAGCGCCTTGAAGTTGCCTTCGCCAAAGCCTTCGTCACCCTTGCGCTGGATGAATTCGAAGAACACCGGCCCGACCTGCGCCTGGGCGAAGATCTGCAGCAGCAGGCGGGGCGATCCGCCTTCGGTCGTGCCGTCGAGCAGGATGCCGCGGGTCTTGAGTTCCTCGGCAGGCTCGCCGTGGTTCGGCAGCCGCTCGTCGAGCATCCGGTAATATGTTTCGGGCGGGGCGGTCATGAAGGGGACGCCGTACTGCTTGAGCTTGTCCCACGCGGTCACCAGATCGTCGCAGATCAGCGCAATGTGCTGGATGCCCTCGCCGTTGAATTCGCGCAGGAATTCCTCGATCTGGCCCTTGCCGCCTTCGCCTTCCTCGTTGAGCGGGATGCGGATCTTGCCGTCGGGCGCGGTCAGCGCCTTGGAGGTGAGGCCGGTATATTCGCCCTTGATGTCGAAGAAGCGGATCTCGCGGAAGTTGAACAGGGTTTCGTAGTAATCCGCCCAGAACTTCATCCGCCCACCGTAGACGTTGTGCGTCAGGTGATCGATGTGGCTGAAACCGGCGCCTGCGGGGCGGCGCTCCACACCGGGCAGGTATTCGAAGTCGATGTCGTAGATGGTTAGGTCGTCCTCACCGGTCTTCCCTTCGTATCGATCGATCAAATAGACGATCGCACCGCCGATGCCGCGGATTGCCGGAATGTGCAGTTCCATCGGCCCGGTTTCCACCTGCACCGGTTCTGCCCCCTTTTCGAGCAACCGCGCATATGCCTGGCGCGCGTCGCGCACGCGGAAGCCCATGCCGCACGCGCTGGGGCCGTGCTCGCGCGCGAAGTACCACGCCGCACTGCGCGGTTCGTAGTTGGCGATCAGGTTGATGCCGCCCTGACGCCACAGTTGCACGTCCTTGGAACGGTGGTTGGCGACGTGGCTGAAGCCCATGCTCTGGAACACCGGTTCCAGCATGCCCTTCTCGGGCGCGCAGAATTCGACGAACTCGAACCCGTCGAGGCCAATGGGATTGTCGAACAGGTCGGCCATGGCAGTGCTCCCGGAGTAGTTTCTTGTGCAACCAAATAGCAAACGGCGGGCTTTCCGTCAAAGCCCGCCGCTGCAAGGTCGTTCCAGGGGATCGGGCGGGATCAGGCTTCCGCGTCGATCCGCTCGATGATCAGCGCCGGGGCCATGCCGCCCGCCGCGCACATCGTGATGAGGCCATAACGGCCGCCGGTCCGCTCCAGCTCGTCGAGCGCGGTGCCGACCAGGATCGAACCGGTCGCCCCGATCGGGTGGCCGAGCGCCATCGCGCCGCCGTTGGGGTTTACCTTCTCGCGCGGCAGATCAAGGTCGCGGATGAACTTTTCAGCCACCACCGCGAACGCCTCGTTGATCTCCCACACGTCGATGTCGTCCTTGGTCAGGCCGGCCTTTTCCAGCACCTTCTTCGCCGCCGGAACGGGCGCGTTGAGCATCAGCGTCGGGTCGTCGCCCTGGTTGGCATAGGCCACGATCCGCGCGCGCGGCTTGAGGCCGTTCTTCTGGGCATATTCAGGCGAAGCGATCAGCAGCGCCGCGGCCCCATCGACCACGCCCGAACTGTTGCCGGCGTGATGGAAGTGCTGGATCTCGACGTCGGGGTAGCGCCGGTTGATCTGCTTGCGGAAGGTCGTCCCGCCGATTTCGAAATCGGCGATCTTGGCGAAGCTGGGGTTCAGCGCCGCCAGACCCTCGGCGGTCGTCTCGGGGCGAGGGAACTCCTCGCGGTCGAGCGCCACCGAGCCATCGGGGTTGTGCACCGGCACCAGTGACTTGTCGAACCGGCCTTCCTTGATCGCGCGGTCAGCGCGCCGCTGGCTTTCGAGGGCGAGCGCGTCGAGGCTCTCGCGGTCGATCCCCTCGATCGTGGCGATCGCATCGCCGCAGACGCCCTGGTGCGACTGGGGGTGAAGCTCGTCGAGCGCCTTGTGCCCCGACCCCATGCCCCGTGGCGGCAGCCCGGCATTGGCCTGCTCGGCCGCGTAGGCGGAGGTGTAGCTCATCATCTCGGTCCCGCCGGCGATGACGCAGTCTTCCATGCCCGACATGACCGAAGCCGCCGCGAAGTTCACCGAGCTGATGCCGCCGCCGCAGAACCGGTCCAGCGTGGTGCCGCTGGCCTTGACGTCATAGCCGGCGGACAACGCCGCCATGCGGCCGAGGTCGCCGCCCTGCTTGCCGTTCTGGCTGCTGGTGGACCAGACGATGTCGTCCACCGTCGCGGTGTCGAGGTGGTTGCGTTCCTTGATCGCCTTGAGGACCGTGGCAGCCAGATGCTGCGGATGCAGGTGGCTCAGCGCGCCCTTGCCCGGCTTGCCCACGCCCCGCGGGGTGCGCACCGCGTCGATGATATATGCCTCGCCCATGCTGGTAATCCTCTCGCTTCTGGAATCAGGTTGACGCAAGCGTAAACCTTGCCGACAACCCGCACAAGTCAAGTTGCAAAGCGAAATGGGAGAGTGGCCATGGCCGAGGAAACGCAGGGCGAAGTTCTGACCGAGGTGCGCGATGGCGTCCTGATCGTCACCATCAACCGCCCCGAAGCCAAGAACGCGATGAACAAGGCCGCGGCCGAAGCGATCGCAGAAGCAATGGACCGGCTCGATGCCGACGATAGCTTGCGGGTCGCGATCCTGACCGGCGCGGGCGGCACGTTCTGTTCGGGGATGGACCTCAAAGGCTTCCTGCGCGGCGAACGGCCGTTCGTCGAAGGGCGCGGGTTCGGCGGGATCACCGAGAAAGGTCCGGTCAAGCCGCTGATCGCGGCGGTTGAAGGCTATGCGCTGGCCGGCGGCATGGAACTGATGATCAGCTGCGACCTGATCGTCGCCAACTCAAAGTCCAAGTTCGGCATTCCCGAAGCCAAGCGCGGGCTTGCCGCCGCGGCGGGCGGGCTGGTCAAGCTGCCGACGATGATCCCGCCCAAGATCGCGATGGAGCTGGCGCTGACCGGTGATTTCATCGACGCGCAGCGCGCCTATGATCTTGGCCTCATCAACCGGGTGACTGACGGTCCCGCGCTCGATGCGGCGCTGGAGCTCGCCAAGACCGTGACCGCCAACGGCCCGGTCGCCGTCCGCGTATCGAAGCAGGTGATCAACGAATCGCCCGGCTGGTCGATGGAGGAGCGCTGGGACAAGCAGGGCGAGCTGATGCCGCAGGTGTTCATGAGCGAGGACGCGCGCGAAGGCAGCCTGGCGTTCGCGGAAAAGCGCAGCCCCAACTGGAAAGGCAAGTAATGCCCCAGGCCGGCAAGGGACCGCTGGACGGCATCCGCATCGTCGAGTTCGCCGGCATCGGGCCGGGGCCGTTCTGCGGCATGATGCTGGCCGATCACGGTGCCGAGGTGATCCGCATCGATCGCGCCAGCGGCTCACGCGGCGGATCGCAGCCGGTCACGTCGGCTGACGTGCTGGCGCGCGGCCGCAAGTCGATCGCGATCGACCTCAAGAGCGCGCAAGGCGTGGCGCTGGCGCGGAAGATCGCGGCGAGCGCCGACGGAATCATCGAAGGCTTCCGGCCCGGCGTGATGGAGCGGCTGGGGCTGGGTCCTGAGGAGCTGCTCGCCGACAATCCCAAGCTCGTTTACGGCCGGATGACCGGCTGGGGGCAGACGGGGCCGTATGCCCCCTATGCCGGGCACGACATCAACTACATCGCGCTCGCCGGGGCGCTGGCGCACTTCGGGCGCGCGGGGGGCAAGCCGACCCCGCCGATCAACCTGGTGGGCGATTTCGGCGGCGGCGGGATGATGCTGGCGTTCGGCATGGTTTCCGCGCTGTTGCACGTCGCAAACGGCGGTGAAGGCCAGGTGATCGACGCCGCGATGACTGACGGCACCGCGGTGCTGATGAGCATGCTGCACGGCATGAAGAACATGGGCGTCTGGTCGGAGGACCTGGGCGTCAACATGCTCGACACCGGCGCGCATTTCTATGACACCTATGAAACCGCGGACGGCAAGTTCGTCTCGATCGGCAGTATCGAGCCGCAGTTCTATGCCGAGCTTCGCGCCCGCGCCGGTCTGGCGGAGGACGCCGACTTCGACGCCCAGCACGACCGCGCGCAGTGGGGCGCGCTCAAGGACAAGCTGGCCGCGCTGTTCAAGACCAGGACCCGCGCCGAGTGGGACACGCTGATGGAACATTCCGACGTCTGCTATGCGCCGGTGCTCACCATGAGCGAAGCCGCCGCACACCCGCACAACCAGGCGCGCCAGACGTTCGTCGAGGTGGGCGGCCATGTGCAGCCCGCTCCGGCGCCGCGCTATTCCGGGTCCGCAACTGCCACGCCGCAGCCCGCGCCGATGCCGGGGGACCAGACGGACGGCATCCTAAGCGCGCTGGGCATCGGCGCGGACGAGATCGGCACCTTGCGCGTGGCGGGGACCGTCGCCTGAGAATGGAGGTCGCGGGCTGACCGCGGCACGTTATCGCCTCCGGTTCGTTTGTGTGCATCCCCGGCGCTGGCGGGGGGCGACATTTCCCCCGGAGACGCCGTGATCCCGCTCTTGTCCGAAGCTGCGACCATCGCCGCTCAGGCGCCGCGCCTGGCGGAATATTACCTGCCGATGATGTTCGGGGTCGGCGCGATGATCCTGTTCGTCGCCTGGGTGCCGCTGTTCCTCAAGCGGCTGCCGTTGTCGCTGCCGATCATGTGTGTCGGCATCGGCTTCGCGATCTTTTCCCTTCCCCCGTTTTCCAGCTGGGCGCCGCACCCGGACAACACGCCGGTGCTGGTCGAGCGGGCGACCGAACTGATCGTGATCGTATCGCTGATGGGCGGCGGGCTGAAGATACAGCGCGTGATCAGCTGGAAACGGTGGAACGTGACCTGGCGCCTGCTGGGCATCGCCATGCCGCTGACGATCGCGATGGTGATGCTGCTGGGCCATCATCTGCTGGGGCTGGGCCTGGCGACGGCGCTGCTGATGGCAGGCTCGCTCGCCCCGACCGATCCGGTGCTTGCGGGCGACGTGCAGATCGAACACGACGAGGACGAGGGGCAAGCCGAATCCAAGTTCGCGCTGACCAGCGAGGCGGGACTGAACGATGCCCTGGCGTTCCCGTTCATCCACCTGGCCATCGCCGTCGCCGCGGCCGGCAGCCTCACGCTTGACGTGATGAGCCACTGGGTGCTGGTGGACGTGGTGCAGAAGCTGGTCGTCGGCCTGATCGTCGGGACCGGGCTGGGCTGGCTGATCGGGTACATCATCTATCGCCTGCCGGCGGATACCCGCCTCTCGCGCACCGGAGACGGGTTCATCGCGCTCGGCGCGACGCTGTTCATCTATGCCGCCACCGAGTTCGCGCATGGCTACGGCTTTCTCGCGGTGTTCGTCGCCGGGCTGGCGATCCGCCGCGCCGCCAGCGACCAGGACTTCAACCGCAAGCTGCACGATTTCGCCGACGAATCCGAACGGCTGATGATGATGCTGCTGCTGCTGCTGTTCGGCGGCATGATCGCGGCCGGGCTACTCGCCGATATCGGGTGGGAGGAGGCGCTGTTCGCCGCGATCATGCTGCTGGTGATCCGCCCCCTCGCCGGCGCGATCAGCCTGATCGGGGTGAAGCGTCCGAAGCTGGAACTGGCGATCATCGCCTTCTTCGGCATCCGCGGGCTGGGGTCGGTCTACTACCTCAGCTATGGCCTCAACCACGGTTCGTTCGATTACGAATACAGCTTGTGGGGCACGCTTGGCCTGATCATCGCCGTATCCATCCTGATGCACGGAGTGCTGGTGACGCCCTCCCTGCGCAAGCTGGGGAACTACTACAAGAACCGCGGGATCGAGACTTCGCTGCCGACCGACTGATCAGGCGATGAACTCCCGCACCTCGGCGATGAAGTCATCGAACCGGTCGTGGTGCACCCAGTGGCCCGCGCGTTCGTATTCGCTGACCCGCACGTTCGGCCCGAAGTGCTGCAGCCGCCCGTCGGCTTCCGGGTTCGAAGCCCAGGAATCCGCGCCGTAGATCATCAGCGTCGGGCAGGTGATCGCGCCCCACAGCGCCTGCTGGCCCTTGGTCGGAACGTCATCCGGCGGCCACGCGTGGAGGTGCGGATCGAACTTCCAGCTAAACGTACCGTCCTCGTTGCGCATCACCGCGTGCAGCGTGAGGTGGTGGGCCTGGCTGTCCGACAGGTAGCTGTTCGCCTCCCGCATCCGTTGCAGGCAGTCTTCGAACGTGGCGTACTTGCGCACCGACCGCGCGCTCGCCTCGCGCTTCTTGTCGATCCACTTGGTCCACTGTTCGCCATACGGGCGGGCGCGGCGCTGCTCGACCATCTTGGGGCTGGGGCCCAGACCCTCGATGGTCACCAGCCGCCGGACGTTGTCGGGGTAGAGCCCGGTGTAGCGGGTGGAGATGTTGCCGCCCAGCGAATGCGCGACGATCGTCACGGGCGCCAGGCCCAGCTGGTGGATCAGCTGCGCCAGGTCATAGACATAGCCCATCGTCGAATAGAGGCCGTTGTTGTTCCATTCGCTGTCGCCGTGGCCGCGCAGATCGGGGCAGATGACGTGCCAGTCGCTCCGCAGCGCCTCAGCGGTCCAGTCCCAGTTGCGGCAGTGATCCCGCCCGCCATGCAGCAGGATCAGCGGCGGTGCGTCCGGGTTGCCCCAGTCCGCGTAATGCAGCTTGGTTCGCTGCGAGATATAACTCTGGCTGGTCGGCCCGCTGGCCACTGGCCCCGATACGGTCATGCGTTGCCCTTAACGTAAGCGTCAAAATGCGTTGCGGATTGCTACCCGCCTGATACGGTTTCGTCCAACCACAGAAAACCCGAGAGGACCAGCCATGCCCGTCATCGACGTTCCCGATCCCCAGTTCATGCAGGATGAGGAGATCGCGGTGTTCCGCGACGCCGTGGGCAAGTTCTTCGACCAGCACGCGCCCGAACAGCGGGTCGAGAAATGGCGCGAGGACGGGATGGTCGAGCGGGCGTTCTGGGAAGAGGCGGGCCAAGCCGGTTTGCTGGGCATGACCGTGCCGGAGGAATACGGCGGCCACGGCGGGGATTTCCGCCACGATCTGGTGCTGCTGGAACAGCAGGCGGAAAAGGGCGTCGACGGGTTCGCCTCGTCGCTCCACAACGTGATCATCCTGCCCTACGTGGTGCGTCACGGCACGGAAGAGCAGAAGAAGAAGTGGCTGCCCAAGCTGGTCACCGGCGAACTGATCAGCGCGATCGCCATGACCGAACCCGGCGCGGGGTCGGACCTGCAGAGCATCACCACCACCGCGACGAAGGAGGGCAACGGCTACCGCCTCAACGGCGCGAAGACGTTCATTTCCAGCGGCCAGCTTGCCAACTTCATCATCGTGGTCGCCAAGACCGATCCGACCCAGGGCGCCAAGGGCATCAGCCTGATGTGCCTGGAAACCGACGGCGCCGACGGCTTCCGCCGCGGCAAGAAGCTGGACAAGATCGGCCAGGACGCGGCGGACACCAGCGAGCTGTTCTTCGATGACGTGTTCATTCCGGCCGAGAACGTGCTCGGCGGAGTGGAAGGGCGCGGGTTCTATCAGCTGATGGGCGAACTGCCGCAGGAACGCCTGTCGATCGCCATCGGCTCGATGATCACCATCGAAAAGGCGCTCGACGCCACGGTCGAATACGTCAAGCAGCGCAAGGCATTCGGCCAGACGATCTGGGACTTCCAGAACACCCAGTTCGTGCTCGCCGACCTCAAGGCGCGGGCGACCGCCGCCAAGGTGTTCATCAACGACTGCACCGACAAGGTGCTGAAGGGCGAGCTTGACGTCACGACCGCATCGATCGCCAAGTACTGGCTGACCGAGTTGCAGGGCGAGGTGGTCGACAAGTGCCTGCAGTTCTACGGCGGCTGGGGGTACATCAACGAATACCCGATCGCGCGCATGTTCCGCGACAGCCGGATCAGCCGCATCTACGGCGGATCGAACGAGATCATGAAGATGCTGATCGCGCGCAGCATGTGATGCCGCGCCAGGGGAGA is part of the Altererythrobacter sp. TH136 genome and harbors:
- the wecB gene encoding UDP-N-acetylglucosamine 2-epimerase (non-hydrolyzing), with the protein product MNPRKVLNVFGTRPEAIKLFPLIHALGDDPRFDSRVCVSGQHRGMLDQVLEIAAIVPDHDLDLMQPDQTLDALTANLLTGIGRVLDAEAPDWVVVQGDTATAMAGALAAYYRKIPVAHVEAGLRSGNIHHPWPEEVNRKIVGAFAALHFAPTATAAEALRRENVAPGTIHVTGNTVIDALHWITARIEREPGLAGGLAELEARFAGKRIIGVTSHRRENFGGGMEAIAEAVTRLAARPDVAVIFPVHLNPNVRRVMNAGLGGLDNVALIDPLDYPHFARLLGISTLMLTDSGGVQEEAPALGKPVLVMRETTERPEGVAAGTARLVGTDADRIVAEAERLLDEPAAYEAMARAHNPFGDGKATGRIVELLAT
- a CDS encoding VOC family protein, which gives rise to MNAQAPRLGGIHHAAYRCKDAKETVEWYSRVLGMEYTTAFAEDHVPSTGEYDPYMHVFLDAGNGNVLAFFELPNQTDMGRDENTPAWVQHLAFKVASEDELLAAKAHVEAQGIDVLGPTHHGIFKSIYFFDPNGHRVELATDIGTDEQYAELKRVAPMMLEEWSQTKKAPRHADWLHELARQEHAAKQG
- the hppD gene encoding 4-hydroxyphenylpyruvate dioxygenase; this encodes MADLFDNPIGLDGFEFVEFCAPEKGMLEPVFQSMGFSHVANHRSKDVQLWRQGGINLIANYEPRSAAWYFAREHGPSACGMGFRVRDARQAYARLLEKGAEPVQVETGPMELHIPAIRGIGGAIVYLIDRYEGKTGEDDLTIYDIDFEYLPGVERRPAGAGFSHIDHLTHNVYGGRMKFWADYYETLFNFREIRFFDIKGEYTGLTSKALTAPDGKIRIPLNEEGEGGKGQIEEFLREFNGEGIQHIALICDDLVTAWDKLKQYGVPFMTAPPETYYRMLDERLPNHGEPAEELKTRGILLDGTTEGGSPRLLLQIFAQAQVGPVFFEFIQRKGDEGFGEGNFKALFESMERDQIERGALKVDQPVGEPAE
- a CDS encoding acetyl-CoA C-acetyltransferase encodes the protein MGEAYIIDAVRTPRGVGKPGKGALSHLHPQHLAATVLKAIKERNHLDTATVDDIVWSTSSQNGKQGGDLGRMAALSAGYDVKASGTTLDRFCGGGISSVNFAAASVMSGMEDCVIAGGTEMMSYTSAYAAEQANAGLPPRGMGSGHKALDELHPQSHQGVCGDAIATIEGIDRESLDALALESQRRADRAIKEGRFDKSLVPVHNPDGSVALDREEFPRPETTAEGLAALNPSFAKIADFEIGGTTFRKQINRRYPDVEIQHFHHAGNSSGVVDGAAALLIASPEYAQKNGLKPRARIVAYANQGDDPTLMLNAPVPAAKKVLEKAGLTKDDIDVWEINEAFAVVAEKFIRDLDLPREKVNPNGGAMALGHPIGATGSILVGTALDELERTGGRYGLITMCAAGGMAPALIIERIDAEA
- a CDS encoding crotonase/enoyl-CoA hydratase family protein, yielding MAEETQGEVLTEVRDGVLIVTINRPEAKNAMNKAAAEAIAEAMDRLDADDSLRVAILTGAGGTFCSGMDLKGFLRGERPFVEGRGFGGITEKGPVKPLIAAVEGYALAGGMELMISCDLIVANSKSKFGIPEAKRGLAAAAGGLVKLPTMIPPKIAMELALTGDFIDAQRAYDLGLINRVTDGPALDAALELAKTVTANGPVAVRVSKQVINESPGWSMEERWDKQGELMPQVFMSEDAREGSLAFAEKRSPNWKGK
- a CDS encoding CaiB/BaiF CoA-transferase family protein — translated: MPQAGKGPLDGIRIVEFAGIGPGPFCGMMLADHGAEVIRIDRASGSRGGSQPVTSADVLARGRKSIAIDLKSAQGVALARKIAASADGIIEGFRPGVMERLGLGPEELLADNPKLVYGRMTGWGQTGPYAPYAGHDINYIALAGALAHFGRAGGKPTPPINLVGDFGGGGMMLAFGMVSALLHVANGGEGQVIDAAMTDGTAVLMSMLHGMKNMGVWSEDLGVNMLDTGAHFYDTYETADGKFVSIGSIEPQFYAELRARAGLAEDADFDAQHDRAQWGALKDKLAALFKTRTRAEWDTLMEHSDVCYAPVLTMSEAAAHPHNQARQTFVEVGGHVQPAPAPRYSGSATATPQPAPMPGDQTDGILSALGIGADEIGTLRVAGTVA
- a CDS encoding cation:proton antiporter, with protein sequence MIPLLSEAATIAAQAPRLAEYYLPMMFGVGAMILFVAWVPLFLKRLPLSLPIMCVGIGFAIFSLPPFSSWAPHPDNTPVLVERATELIVIVSLMGGGLKIQRVISWKRWNVTWRLLGIAMPLTIAMVMLLGHHLLGLGLATALLMAGSLAPTDPVLAGDVQIEHDEDEGQAESKFALTSEAGLNDALAFPFIHLAIAVAAAGSLTLDVMSHWVLVDVVQKLVVGLIVGTGLGWLIGYIIYRLPADTRLSRTGDGFIALGATLFIYAATEFAHGYGFLAVFVAGLAIRRAASDQDFNRKLHDFADESERLMMMLLLLLFGGMIAAGLLADIGWEEALFAAIMLLVIRPLAGAISLIGVKRPKLELAIIAFFGIRGLGSVYYLSYGLNHGSFDYEYSLWGTLGLIIAVSILMHGVLVTPSLRKLGNYYKNRGIETSLPTD
- a CDS encoding alpha/beta hydrolase, which translates into the protein MTVSGPVASGPTSQSYISQRTKLHYADWGNPDAPPLILLHGGRDHCRNWDWTAEALRSDWHVICPDLRGHGDSEWNNNGLYSTMGYVYDLAQLIHQLGLAPVTIVAHSLGGNISTRYTGLYPDNVRRLVTIEGLGPSPKMVEQRRARPYGEQWTKWIDKKREASARSVRKYATFEDCLQRMREANSYLSDSQAHHLTLHAVMRNEDGTFSWKFDPHLHAWPPDDVPTKGQQALWGAITCPTLMIYGADSWASNPEADGRLQHFGPNVRVSEYERAGHWVHHDRFDDFIAEVREFIA
- a CDS encoding acyl-CoA dehydrogenase family protein; this translates as MPVIDVPDPQFMQDEEIAVFRDAVGKFFDQHAPEQRVEKWREDGMVERAFWEEAGQAGLLGMTVPEEYGGHGGDFRHDLVLLEQQAEKGVDGFASSLHNVIILPYVVRHGTEEQKKKWLPKLVTGELISAIAMTEPGAGSDLQSITTTATKEGNGYRLNGAKTFISSGQLANFIIVVAKTDPTQGAKGISLMCLETDGADGFRRGKKLDKIGQDAADTSELFFDDVFIPAENVLGGVEGRGFYQLMGELPQERLSIAIGSMITIEKALDATVEYVKQRKAFGQTIWDFQNTQFVLADLKARATAAKVFINDCTDKVLKGELDVTTASIAKYWLTELQGEVVDKCLQFYGGWGYINEYPIARMFRDSRISRIYGGSNEIMKMLIARSM